Within the Marinobacter sp. SS13-12 genome, the region GGTCGCCGTGCCCGGTAATGATTGGGCTTTCGGCGTTCAAACTCTCAAATAGTGTCGGTATACTTCTGCCGCTCCGGCTTCTGACATACTGGCCAGGCCGTAGACAAACGGTAAAGCACGCCGGAATATAACAGTATTTGTCATACCCTTCAATCCCGCAGGCTTTTCGGCGGTAAGGTAATCATGTCCAGATCTCCCAGGCAGAAACGCGCTTCTTCCTCATCCCGGTCAGCCAGGGATGCGCGGAGCAGTCAGGCGCCCGGCACCCGGAATGCAGAGGTGAAGCAGGGGGTGCGAAAAGTGGTAGTGGATGAGGACAACGCCGGGCAGCGGGTAGACAATTACCTGATGGCGCAGATTCGGGATGTGCCGCGCAGCATCATCTACCGTATTATCCGCAAGGGCGAGGTGCGGGTGAACAAGGGTCGGGTCAGGCCTGACACCCGCCTGAACACCGGGGATGAAGTGCGCATTCCCCCTGTCACCCGCAAGGAAAAACCGGAGCAGGTTGTACCCGGTTCCCGGGTTCAGGGGGTGATGCAGGATGCGGTCATTTTCGAAAACGATGAGATGCTGGTGGTGAACAAACCATCCGGCATTGCCGTCCATGGTGGCAGCGGCCTGGATTTTGGCCTGATCGAGGTGCTCAGGGCAGCAAGGCCCGAGTCAAAGTTCCTGGAACTCGTTCATCGCCTGGACCGCGATACCTCCGGCCTGGTGATGGTAGCGAAAAAACGCTCGGCGTTGCGCTATCTTCAGGATGAATTGCGCCATAAGCGCATTCGTAAGAGGTATCATGCGCTGGTCGCCGGGGACTGGTCGCAGTCGGTCAAGCGGGTTGACGAACCGTTATTGCGCTTTGAGCTGGGTTCAGGTGAGCGCCGGGTACGGGTAGACAGTGCCGGCAAGGAGTCTCTCACGTTGTTCCGGTGTCTGGAATTCTACAGTGGGTACAGTCTTGTGGAAGCCTCTCCGGTGACGGGGCGAACCCATCAGATTCGTGTGCACAGCGCCTGGGCGGGTCATCCGATTGCCGGGGATGACAAGTATATGGATGATGTGAGTCTTCGGGCTTTCCGCTCCGCTGGTGGCCAGCGATTGATGCTGCATGCCCGGTCGCTGGACTTTACATTGCCTTCAACCGGCGAAGCTGTTCATCTGGAGGCGCCTTATGACAAGGCGTTTGGCGATACCATCGCCAGGCTGACGGCACGTCGGAAGGCATCCGAATAACCGGTTGTGCTGCCGAGTACATGCAGCATGATCACAGCAGGGTAGTAAGAATGGACGTAAAGGTCGTAATTTTTGACTGGGACGGAACACTGGTGGATTCCGTCGACCACATCGCCGACAGCCTTCACCAGGCAGCCACCGAACTGGGTTACCCTGAGCTTGAGCGTGAAGCCTACCGGGATATTATCGGTCTGGGCATGATCGAAGCGTTGGAAAAGCTCTATCCGGGTATCAGTCGCGAAGAAATGAACACCATCCGCGAGGGTTACGCCCGCTACTTCTTTTCCAAGACCACCACTCCACAGAATGTTTTCGAGGGGATGGCGGATGTGTTGGCCGACCTGCGCGGTGGCGGGCGTGGCTGCTCCGTTGCCACTGGCAAGAGTCGCCGCGGCCTTGAAGGCGCACTTGTTTCAAGTGGGCTCGGCACTCATTTCGACATTACCCGCTGTGCCGATGAAACCCGCTCCAAACCGGACCCGGCCATGCTGGGCGAGATTATCCGCTTTTATGGCATCGAGCCGTCCCAGGCCGTAATGATTGGTGATACCCGGTACGATCTCGAGATGGCGCAGCGCATCGGCATGCCCTCCATCGGAGTGGAGTGGGGCGTGCACAAGCGGGATGTGCTGGGGCACTATTCGCCACATGCGATCGTTGATTCTGTAAAGGATCTGCGGGACGTACTTGGCCTCTGAACTGAAACAGTAACAGGATGCATCAATGAGTGATTGGGAGTCAGACAGGAATCCGGGCTGGGGAAGTGAGCCAGAGAGCGGGGCGGAGAAGGATGCGGGCAAGCGGTCCGGGAGCCGCAAGTCGCCGGCAATACCACCGGAATCGGCCCGCGACTGGAAACTGATTGAAAAGCTGGTGATGTCTCTCCAGTCGGAACAAAGAAAGAGTCGGCGCTGGGGAATTTTCTTCAAGCTGCTGACGTTCGGATATCTTTTCGCGCTGTTGCTCATGATTCAGTTCCCCTTTGGCGGAGCCCTGGAGTCTGCCACCAAGGGCAAGCACACGGCTCTTGTGGAAGTGGAGGGCACTATTGCCGCAGATGAACTGGCCAGTGCGGACAATATTGTTGGTGCTCTGCGCAATGCCTTTGAGGCTGAAAATTCGGTGGCTATTATTCTGCGGATTAACAGCCCGGGCGGAAGTCCCGTGCAGTCGGGGTACATCTACGATGAAATCGTCCGTCTGCGGGACGAGTATCCGGATAAAAAATTGTACGCTGTTATTTCCGACATAGGCGCGTCCGGCGCTTACTACATCGCGGCTGCCGCCGATGAGATCTACGCAGACAAAGCCAGCCTGGTTGGTTCCATCGGTGTGGTTGCCGGTGGCTTCGGGTTTACCGGCATAATGGAAAAGATCGGGGTTGACCGCCGTCTCTATACCGCTGGCGAGAACAAGGCGTTTCTCGATCCATTCTCGCCGGAAGAAGAGGAAGAGGTTCAGTTCTGGGAGGGCGTGCTGAAAACCACTCACGGACAGTTTATCGAAAGTGTACGTGAGGGCCGCGGCGATCGCCTCGCCGATGATGAGCGCCTGTTTTCAGGGTTGGTCTGGAGCGGTGAGCAGGCGCTGGAACTGGGCCTTATTGATGGTCTGGGCAGCTCGTCCCACGTAGCCAGGCAGGTGATCGGCCAGGAAGACCTTGTGGATTACAGCCGCCGCAAATCGCCATTGCAGGATATTGTGGATCAGTTCGGCGTGTCGGTGGGTAGCGGCATTGCCCGCTACATTACCGAGTCAAGGCTCGAGCTTCGATGATCTGACCGGGGGCTGGAGCAGCGGATTCAGCCCCCAGTTCCGCAGCATGTCAGTCAGTGCGATCAAGGGCAGGCCTACCAGGCTGTTGGGGTCTCTGCCCTCCAGCTGGCTGAATAGCGCGATACCCAGGCCTTCCATCTTGAAGCTGCCGGCGCAGTCATAGGGTTGCTCCGTATGCAGATAATTCTCGATCTCTTCTCGCCTGAGGTGCCGGAAGTGGGCATGGAAAGGCTCACAGTGGATCTGTATCTGTCCTGAGCTGGCATCCAGCAGCGCCAGGCCGGTCATGAAGGAAACCCGCTGGCCACTGCTGCGGGCAAGTTGCTGCACGGCACGCTCATGGTTTCCCGGCTTGTTCAGCAGGGTGCCATCCTCCAGGCAGGCAACCTGATCCGAGCCGATAATCCAGTGCCCGGGCCAGGCCTTCGCAAGCGCTCTGGCCTTGCTTTCGGCCAGCCGTGTGGCCAGCTGTGCCGCCGTTTCGTTCCTGGCAGGTGATTCATCGATATCCGGTGACGCAGCTTCGAACGGCAAGCCGAGCCTTGTCAGCAGTTGTCGCCGGTAGGGCGATGAGGAGGCGAGCAGGAGTGGGCGCGGGGTCATGGGCTTCCTTGAAGAAAGGGGATGACAGGTGTGATGCATGGTCGGGGCGGGCCCCGTTTCGACGGTATTATCGTAGAATACACCTATCCCCGGTGTAACCCCTGGGCAAATACGCATGAAGTCTTTGACAGCAGCGCGCCGGGCCCCTAAAATTGCGCGCCTATGTCAAATGCCTCAAGCGCCGAGCTGCCCAAAACTGTCGATCCTTATCGTTTGGCAGAGCAAAACATTGTGTTGGAGGGAGAAATTCCTCTGAAGGCATTGTCTCGCTTTGGTGATTCCGTTTACGGATTTGAGGACGGTGCGGTGTGCCGTGTAGAGCTGTTATTTTCCATGGACAGTGAGCGCCGGCGCATGGTGACAGGCGAGCTGGAAGCGCCGGTAATCCTGGAATGTCAGCGTTGCATGGGGCCCATGCAGAAAACGCTGGTTTCCAGCTTTACGCTGGGGCTGGTAACCAGCGATGAGCAGGCGCAACAGTTGCCCAAGGAACTTGAACCGTTTCTGACAGACGATTTCAGCGCGAATTTGTGGTCCATGACCGAAGACGAGCTGCTGCTGGTTCTGCCTCCGTTCCCGCTTCATGAGCGCGACGAGTGTCCCGCCAGGGAGGAACTGGAAGCCTTCGAGCCGGATAATTCCGGTGAAGAGCCGGTGAAAAAGTCTGAAGACAATCCGTTCAGCGTGCTGGCGGATCTCAAGACGAAGAAACACTAATCAGGCGTCGTTTTTCACAGAAAGCCGGCGCGAATTTCACGAACACACGTTTATCAGGTCAGGAGCATAACCATGGCTGTACAGAAGAACCGAAAGACCCGCTCAAAGCGCGGTATGCGTCGCTCACACGACGCCCTGAGCACTGCAGCTTTGTCCACTGACACCACCACTGGTGAAGTGCATCGTCGTCACCATGTGTCGCCAGACGGTTTTTACCGTGGCAAGCAGGTAATTGAGGCCAGCGACGAGTAAATCGTCGTTAGCATCCCACCCGCCAGTGCGAGATGGAGGAACGGTGAAGCCGGTCACCATCGCGATTGACGCCATGAGTGGTGATCGCGGAGCCGCCGTGGTGGTCTCCGCTTCACTGGATGCGGTGAAAGAAAACGAAGCCTTGAGTCTTGTTCTGGTGGGAATCCGGAGCGAGCTCGAGGCTTTGTTGCATGAGGGCCACCCTCGGATTCGCATTGTCGAGGCAGCTGATGTGGTGCGCATGAATGAGCGGCCCTCCCATGCACTTCGGCATAAACGCAATTCCTCCATGGCCGTTGCCCTTGGGCTGGTTCGTGATGGCGTTGCCCAGGGCTGCGTCAGCGCCGGTAATACCGGCGCGCTGATGGCTTTCGGGCGATCTGTTATCCGCATGTATCCGGGTATCGAGCGGCCCGCGATTGCCAAACTGATCCCGTCCCTGCGGGGCCGCTGCCACGTGCTGGACCTGGGTGCCAACGTGGATTCCACGGCGGAAAACCTCTATCAGTATGCCTTGATGGGGTCACTGATGGCGTCGGCCATCTGTAATCAGCCCGAGCCGCGCGTGGCACTGCTGAACGTCGGCGAGGAAGAGATCAAGGGTAATGAGCAGGTGCGGCTTGCCTCTCATATGCTGGCTCAGTGCGATACCATCAATTACATCGGGTATATCGAGGGCAGTGACCTGTTCAGGGATGTGGCTGATGTGGTGGTGTGTGATGGTTTCGTTGGCAATATCGCCCTGAAGACCGGCGAGGGCGTTGCCGGACTGTTGATTGAGCTGCTGGAGCAGGCATTCACCAAAACCCTTTACGGGAAATTTGTCGGCTTGCTGGCCCGGCCGATGATCGGGCGTCTGCTCAGACTGATGGACCCTTCGCGCCATAACGGCGCCAGCCTTCTCGGGCTCCAGGGTGTAGTGATCAAGAGCCACGGCAATGCGAATGAGCGCGCCATGCTGGCAGCGATTCGTCAGGCTGTACTCGAGGTAGAGCTGGAAGTGCCCATCCGCATCAATGAACGTCTCGATGACCTGATGTTCTGAATGTCCCTCTGCGAAAAGCCCTCTGAGACTAAAGTCTCTTCCCATATTTGCCAGATTGGCTGTACCGTCCCCGGAGTTGTACTATTGGCTAATCTCCCGTAACCCCTCATTAACGGTAAGATTCGCGCTATGAATTCAGCTTTTATTTTTCCCGGACAAGGATCGCAGTCTGTAGGCATGCTGGCGACAGCAGCCGAGAGCTGGCCGATCATAGAAAAAACCTTCTCGGAAGCCTCCGACCTACTGGGGTATGACCTCTGGCACCTGTGCCAGCATGGCCCGGCAGAGGAACTGAACCAGACCACGGTGACACAGCCCGCCCTGCTTACCGCCAGTGTTGCGCTGTGGCGGCAATGGTTTGTCGCCGGTGGTAAGGCGCCTGATTTTCTGGCCGGACACAGCCTTGGGGAATACAGCGCCCTGGTGGCGGCCGAGAGTCTGAACTTTTTTGATGCCATCAAGCTGGTACGTTTGCGCGGTGAGCTCATGCAAACAGCTGTGCCGGCCGGTGAAGGCAAGATGGCGGCCATTATCGGTCTGGAGGATGACGATGTTATCGCGGCCTGTTCAGAGGCCGCCAATGGTGATGTGGTTAGTGCCGTGAACTTCAATGCGCCTGGCCAGGTGGTGATTGCCGGTTCTGCTGCTGCAGTGGAGCGTGCTATCGAGGCCTGCAAGGCTCGTGGTGCGCGCAAGGCAATGCCTCTGCCGGTGAGTGTGCCGTCCCACTGTGCGCTGATGAAGGGTGCTGCAGAGGAGCTGGCAGCAGCACTTGATGAAGTCAGTTTTAACGATGCTGTCATTCCCGTGGTTCAGAATGTCACAGCGACTGTTGCCCAGGATAGCGACACACTCAAGAGCAATCTGGTCAAGCAGCTATACTCTCCAGTGTTGTGGACAGACACAATCCGCGAGCTGGTGGCTAATGAAGTCGGGATCGCGGTAGAGTGCGGCGCCGGCAAGGTGCTTGCTGGCCTGGCAAAGCGGATCGATCGTGACCTGTCGGTCTATGGAATTGAGGAGCCGGATGCCCTGACAAAGGCGTCAGAGGCATTCGGACAGAAAGGATAGGAGCATTACATGTCTCTTGAAGGCAAAACTGCACTGGTAACCGGTGCAACCCGTGGAATCGGTAAAGCCATCGCCAGAGCGCTGGCTGATCAGGGCGCAACAGTCGTTGGCACCGCAACAAGTGAAGCGGGTGCGGAGTCTATCTCGGCCGATCTGAAAGCCGCGGGCGCGAAGGGTTTCGGTATTGTAATGAACGTCGCGGACCCGGACAGCATCGACGCCGGGCTGAAAGAAGTGAATGAAAAAGCCGGTACCCCGGTGATCCTGGTCAACAACGCGGGGATCACCCGTGATAACCTGTTAATGCGCCTGAAGGACGACGACTGGTCGTCTGTGATTGAAACCAACCTGTCGAGTGTCTATCGCACCAGCAAGGCTGTATTGCGTGGCATGGCAAAGGCCCGATGGGGCCGGGTTATCAATATCAGCTCGGTAGTGGCAGGCATGGGTAATCCCGGGCAGGCCAACTACTGTGCTGCCAAGGCCGGTGTAGAGGGCTTTACCCGTAGCCTGGCGAAAGAAATGTCGAACCGGGGCATCACCGCAAACTGTGTTGCCCCGGGATTTATTGACACGGATATGACCCGAAAACTGGACGACAAGCAACGCGAGGCTATGATGGAAGTCATACCTGCCGGTCGTCTGGGTGAGCCGGAAGAAGTGGCAGCGGTTGTTGCCTTCCTGGCCTCGGAGGCCGCCGGTTACGTGACGGGCGAAACGATTCACGTCAATGGCGGTATGTACATGGGATAGTCCCTGCGGGGGCATGTGCGCAAACCCTTGTTGCACAACATGTTTGAATGGAACCCCTGCTTGTTTGCAGGTATGGTTTAAACTAAACTGGCAGCACTTAAGTTGCTTGGTTGACACAAAAGTGAGGACATTATGAGTACAGTTGAAGAGCGCGTTAAGAAGATCGTTTGTGAGCAGTTGGGCGTGAAAGAGTCCGAAGTTCAGAACACATCTTCTTTTGTAGAGGACCTTGGCGCTGACTCACTGGACACCGTTGAGCTGGTCATGGCACTCGAGGAAGAGTTCGAGACCGAGATTCCGGACGAGGAAGCGGAAAAGCTGGCGAGTGTTCAGGACGCGATCGACTACATCGTCGCGCACACCTGATACTCAGCACGTTTTTTACGCCAGGCAAGAAGCCGTCCATGTGATACTGCAATGGGCGGCTTTTTTATTGGCTGGCATTTGTTACACCAGTACCGGAAAAGACTTCAGGTGAAGGGGATATGGCTAAACGACGTGTTGTGATAACAGGCATGGGAATGCTGTCACCACTGGGCAATGATGTGGATTCGTCCTGGGAGGGTATCCTGGCCGGGCGCAGTGGTATCACCGAAATCGACCGGTTCGACACGACCGGATACAACACACGGATCGGCGGCGGTATCAAAAATCTGGATATGGAATCCTACCTGTCCACCAAAGACGCCAGGAAGCTCGACCCATTTATTCATTATGGTCTCATTGCAGCCCAGCAGGCAGTCAATGCCAGCGGTCTGGAAGACTATGCTGACCTCGATCGGGAAAGGGTGGGGGTTGCCATTGGCTCTGGTATCGGCGGTCTTGAATATATCGAAAAGACGGTCATTACCATGGAGAAATCGGGGCCCAGAAAGGTGTCGCCATTCTTTGTGCCAGCGTCCGTCATCAACATGATCTCCGGTAATGTCGCCATTCGCTTTGGTTACCAGGGCCCCAACATTGCCATCGTGACCGCCTGCACCACGGGCACCCACAATATCGGTTATGCCGCCCGTACCATCGCCTATGGTGATGCGGATGTGATGCTGGCGGGTGGGTCGGAAATGGCGACCACTCGCAGCTCCATCGCCGCATTTTCGGCGGCCAGGGCCTTATCCACTCGCAATGACGAGCCGGAAAAGGCGAGCCGGCCCTGGGACTCTGGCAGGGATGGTTTTGTACTCAGTGATGGCGCCGGCGTGGTGGTGCTTGAGGAACTTGAGCATGCCAAGCGCAGAGGCGCAACCATCCACGGGGAAGTCATCGGATTTGGCATGAGTGACGACGCTTTTCACATCACCTCCCCGCCGGCAAATGGCGAAGGTGCGGCCCGCTCAATGAAAAATGCCATCCGCGATGCCGGACTTGACCCCGACACGGTCGACTACATCAACGCTCACGGCACCTCCACCCAGGTGGGTGACGTAGCCGAAGTAGCCGCCGTAAAATCGGTGTTTGCCGACCACGCCTACAAGTTGTCTGTGAGCAGCACGAAGTCCATGACCGGACATCTCCTCGGCGCGGCAGGTGCCGTTGAGGCCATTTTCTCGTTGTTGTCGATTCGCGACGGTGTCCTGCCTCCCACCATCAACCTGGATGAGCCGGATGAAGGCTGTGACCTCGACTTTGTCGCCGGTAAAAGCCGCAAGGCGGACGTTCGGGTTGCCCTGTCAAACTCCTTCGGGTTTGGCGGAACCAACGGTACCCTGATTTTCCGGCGCTACGAGGACTGAGCAAGCTTGTGCTGAATGTTATCCGGGCTGACAGCAGTGACATTCCCGCAGCCGATCGCGGACTAGCCTATGGTGACGGCCTGTTTGAAACCATCCGGATGCGCGGTCACCAGGCCGTATTGCGCCGGCTCCATCTGGACCGGATGGTGGCGGATGCCGCTCGGCTGGGCATACCGGTTGACCGTCGTGGCCTGGATGCCGCAATAACGCAGGCCGGGTTCGATTACGAAGCCGGTTTTGAAGGCTTCGACTGGGTGCTCAAGCTCGTTCTTACCCGCGGCAACGGAGGGCGGGGGTATCGCTTGCCCGAGATCTGCCAGCCTCACCTGATTGTGTCCGTATCAGCCATGCCGACGCTCCCCGACAATGGCGGAGTTGTGGCAGACTGTTCAAAATTTCCGCTGACGGTGAATCCACAACTGGCCGGTATCAAAACGCTCAACCGGCTGGAACAGGTTATGGCAAGCCGCGAGTTTACCGGTAAGGAGTTCGAGCTGATTATGCGGGATTCAGCAGGAAACCTGGTTGAGGGTACACGGACAAATCTGTTTGTCCGGCACGGTGATAAATGGCTTACCCCACCTGTCGGAAGTCTTGCGGTAGCAGGTGTAATGCGAAAGTATCTGATTGATTGTCTGAGGGAAACCGGACACGAGATCCGCGAGGAAACCGTTCCGCCTTCCATCCTCTCGTTGCCCGGTTTCCGGGGGCTTTATCTGACCAACAGCGTTGTGGGTATTGTTCCTGTTCGCATAATGAGTGGTGTTGATTTGCCAGTGGATGGCGGGCTTGAGACAATCTGCGACCCTCTGCAAACATTGGAATAAAGAGCTTGTTCAAGAAGTTATTAATCAGTCTGTTTTGCCTCGTCGTTCTGGCAGTTGCCGGCAGTAGCCTCTGGGTATGGCAGGGGCTCCAGACCCTTGAGCAACCGGTAGCACTGACCGAGCCGGTGCTGTTCAGTGTTCCCTCCGGTAGTGGTTACGGGCAGGTTGCCCGCAAGCTCGAGGAGGAAGGTCTTGCAGGTGACAGCCTGTGGCTGAAGATCCATGGCAGGCTCTTCCCGGACCAGACGCGCCTGAAGGCAGGGGAGTACGAATTCACCGCCGGAATGAGTACGCTGGACATGATTGCGATGATGGTGGCCGGCGCCACCAAGCACTGGCAGATCCAGTTCATCGAAGGTTGGACATTCCGGGATATGCGCCGTGCGCTGGAAGCCAGCGAACGACTTGAGAAAGTAACCACGGACTGGACCGACGATCAGATCATGGAAGCCATGGGGGCTGAAGGCGAGCATCCTGAGGGGCGGTTCTTCCCGGATACCTATCTGTTTACCAGTAATGAATCCGATCTCGATCTGTTGCGCCGTGCATTCGAAAGGATGGAAGAAGTGCTGGCCGCTGAATGGGAGTCCAAAGCTGAAAACCTGCCTTATGATTCGCCTTACGAAGCACTGATCATGGCCTCGATTGTCGAGCGGGAAACGGGTGCCGCCCACGAACGTGAAGAGGTAGCGGGTGTTTTCGTCCGCCGCCTGGAGAAAGGCATGCGGCTGCAGACGGACCCAACGGTGATTTATGGCATGGGAGAGAGTTATCAGGGCCGAATCACCCGCAGCGATCTGCAAACCCGCACTGACTACAACACTTACCGCATCGATGGCCTGCCACCGACACCCATAGCCTTGCCCGGACAGGAAGCGATTCACGCTGCACTGAACCCGGCCGATGGTGATGCCCTGTATTTTGTCGCACGCGGTGACGGCACCCACAAGTTTTCCCGGACCTTGCAGGAGCATCAGAAGGCCGTGCGGGAATTCCAGCTCAACCGCCGCTCTGACTACCGCTCGTCGCCGGCACCTGTCCCGGCTCCTGAAACCGGGGAAACTGAGCAATGACCGGCCGCGGGCAGTTCATTACCTTTGAGGGTACGGAAGGCGTTGGCAAGTCCACTCAGCTGGCAAATGCGGCGGCTGCCCTGAAGGCGCTCGGTGTCGACTATACCGTGACCCGGGAACCCGGCGGCACACCCATGGCGGAGTCCATCCGCGAGCTTCTGCTGGCTCCCAGGGACGAGCCCGTCAATGACATGACCGAGTTGCTGCTGATGTTCGCGGCTCGTGCGCAGCACCTTCATACCCGCATACTTCCGGAGCTGGAGGCCGGGCGCTGGGTATTGTGTGACCGCTTTACCGACGCCACCTTTGCCTATCAGGGAGGAGGGCGCGGTGTGCCTGCAGAGCGTATCGCCCTTCTGGAAAACCTGGTGCAGGGGAGCTTTCGGCCGGACCAGGTTATTCTGCTGGACGCGCCAGTAGAAACCGGGATGACGCGCGCCCGTCACAGGGGCGAGCTGGACCGGTTTGAGCAGGAAGCCGTCGCGTTCTTCGAGCGCATTCGCCGGACCTATCTCGAGCGGGCTGCGGCAGACCCTGGCCGATATCATATAGTGGATGCGGCACAGCCGCTGGAAGCGGTCAGCCGCGACGTTACCAGTCTGGTTAACCGGCTGGCCCGTCGGTCCTGATCGTGCATGTTGCGCGATGTTCTGCTTTAATTGAGTAACATTCTCAATCATCCTCCAGGTCGCGGGTATGTTGAACGCACGCTTGCTCAAGCTTCCAACGGCTTCTCATCACCATCGCCATGAACACCACCAGATTGTTGTGGGGGTTCGCGGCGAAGCCGATCTCAGCGTAGACGGAACCCGTTCCCACCTGGATACCTGGCGTGCATGCCTGGTGCCCACCGAAGCCAGGCATGATTACTGTGGCGACCTCCAGAATCACGTTCTGGTGATCAATCTCGATCCTTATGTGCCAGCCTTCAACAGCCCTGCTCACAGTGAATACGAAACATTG harbors:
- the mltG gene encoding endolytic transglycosylase MltG, whose product is MFKKLLISLFCLVVLAVAGSSLWVWQGLQTLEQPVALTEPVLFSVPSGSGYGQVARKLEEEGLAGDSLWLKIHGRLFPDQTRLKAGEYEFTAGMSTLDMIAMMVAGATKHWQIQFIEGWTFRDMRRALEASERLEKVTTDWTDDQIMEAMGAEGEHPEGRFFPDTYLFTSNESDLDLLRRAFERMEEVLAAEWESKAENLPYDSPYEALIMASIVERETGAAHEREEVAGVFVRRLEKGMRLQTDPTVIYGMGESYQGRITRSDLQTRTDYNTYRIDGLPPTPIALPGQEAIHAALNPADGDALYFVARGDGTHKFSRTLQEHQKAVREFQLNRRSDYRSSPAPVPAPETGETEQ
- the tmk gene encoding dTMP kinase; translation: MTGRGQFITFEGTEGVGKSTQLANAAAALKALGVDYTVTREPGGTPMAESIRELLLAPRDEPVNDMTELLLMFAARAQHLHTRILPELEAGRWVLCDRFTDATFAYQGGGRGVPAERIALLENLVQGSFRPDQVILLDAPVETGMTRARHRGELDRFEQEAVAFFERIRRTYLERAAADPGRYHIVDAAQPLEAVSRDVTSLVNRLARRS